From one Pseudomonas sp. S35 genomic stretch:
- a CDS encoding LysR substrate-binding domain-containing protein produces MNLESKWLEDFSALAATRSFSQAAERRFVTQPAFSRRIRSLEAALGLTLVNRSRTPVELTAAGQLFLVTARTVVEQLGEVLRHLHHLEGGQGEVMQVAAAHSLALGFFPRWIAQLRNEGLNIATRLVATNVGDAVHALREGGCDLMLAFYDPDAAMQMDAEIFPSLHLGNTEMLPVCAADADGNPLFDLEGEGSVPLLAYSAGAFLGRSVHLLLRQRALRFTTVYETAMADSLKSMALEGLGIAWVPQLSVRAELARGELVVCGGPQWHVPLEIRLYRCALVRKANVRLLWRKLEGGAAQNT; encoded by the coding sequence ATGAACCTTGAGAGCAAATGGCTGGAAGACTTCAGCGCCTTGGCGGCGACGCGCAGCTTTTCCCAGGCGGCGGAGCGGCGCTTTGTCACCCAGCCGGCGTTCAGTCGGCGTATCCGCAGCCTTGAGGCCGCGCTGGGCCTGACCCTGGTCAATCGCTCCCGCACCCCGGTTGAGCTGACGGCGGCGGGGCAACTGTTCCTGGTCACGGCGCGCACCGTGGTCGAGCAACTCGGTGAAGTGCTGCGCCATTTGCATCACCTGGAAGGCGGGCAGGGCGAAGTCATGCAAGTGGCCGCCGCCCACTCCCTGGCGCTGGGCTTCTTCCCGCGTTGGATCGCGCAATTGCGCAACGAAGGTTTGAACATCGCCACGCGCCTGGTCGCCACCAACGTCGGCGACGCCGTGCACGCCCTGCGCGAAGGCGGCTGCGACCTGATGCTGGCGTTCTACGACCCGGACGCGGCGATGCAGATGGACGCCGAAATCTTCCCGTCGCTGCACCTGGGCAACACCGAAATGCTCCCGGTGTGCGCCGCCGATGCCGACGGCAACCCGCTGTTCGACCTGGAGGGCGAGGGCAGTGTGCCGTTGCTGGCCTACAGCGCCGGCGCATTCCTCGGTCGTTCGGTGCACCTGTTGCTGCGCCAGCGTGCCTTGCGTTTTACCACCGTGTACGAAACCGCGATGGCCGACAGCCTCAAGAGCATGGCCCTGGAAGGCCTGGGCATTGCCTGGGTGCCACAGCTGAGCGTGCGCGCCGAACTGGCGCGCGGTGAACTGGTGGTGTGCGGCGGCCCGCAATGGCATGTGCCGCTGGAGATTCGGCTGTATCGCTGCGCGTTGGTACGCAAGGCGAATGTGCGGTTGTTGTGGCGCAAATTGGAAGGTGGCGCGGCGC